The genomic DNA TTCTGCTACTTCCGCGCCTTctccgcaggatcaagcaggaacggaaagaggtgattctggtggcccagaagatcttggtttgccgagatcataaaaatGGCAATAGGAGTCCCTTGGACCCTGCCATTGTGGCCAGACCTTCTTGCtcgaggtccggtattccatcctgccttacaaacgctaaatttaacggtttggctattgaaacccacattctaaggaaTCGTGTGTTATCTCCTTCAGTAGTgactactttggttaatgctaggaagccggcctccagagtcatttattatagtctggaaggcatatgtttcctggtgtggatccagagatgaagctggctttgagtactatcaagggccggGTCTCGGCCTTAGCGGTATTTTTTCAACAGCCTCTTGCTTCTCTCTGGTGTGTAGTTTTATTCAGGGAGTAACAAGAATTAATCCCCCTGTCAGGACACCTCTTAATCCTTGGGATTTGAATCTAGTCTTATCGGCTTTACAAACTCGGCCTTTTGAACCTAAACGGGAAATTCCCTTAGTTCTTTTGATAAGGAAAATAGTCTTTTTGGTCGCCATATCTTCTGCCAGAAGAGTATCGGAATTGGCGGCTCTGTCTTGTAATTTCGTcatgcataaggataaggtggtattgcggcctcatcctgaatttcTACTGAAAGTGGTGACAGGTTTTCATTTGAACCAGGATATTCTGCCTTCTTCCCAAAGCCTCGATCTAGGGAAGAGAAGGCACTACATTCCTTTGATGTAGTAAGAGCGGTTAAGATACATTTAAAGGCGACCGCTCAGGTTCGCaaaacagatattttgtttgtattgccagaaggtcctaaaagagaaCAAGCGGCATTGAAATCTACCATTtccaaatggattcgtcaagtgattgtttaAGCTTATGGTCTAAAGAAGAAAATTCCTCATGTcaaagcgcattccaccagggctgttggtgcctcttgggcggtgcatcaccaggcctctatggctcagatctgcaaggccgcaacctggtcttcagtctatacatttaccagattctatcaaatagatgttaaaggtcatgaggatattgcctttgggcgtagtgtactgcaggctgcagtataagtcctctagcctCTTAatgccctacttttttttttttttgtttttgttttttgtttttttttttttttgttttgttgtctccctcccttcagttgccattgctatgggacatcccacatagtaattactatggctctgtgtcccctgatgtatgaaaacaggattttttaaaacggcttacctgtaaaatccttttttctttgaagtacatccggggacacagaggtccctccctttggtatacacgtgtattgcttggctacaaaactgaatactcccagtagtgggaggggttatatagggagtgcacttcttaatttagggcgtgccagtgtccatcacctgaaggtggcctataacccacatagtaattactatggttctgtgtcccgtgatgtacctcaaagaaaaggattttacaggtaagctgttttaaaaatcccgTTTAGCACTTGTAATTTGACACTTGTGTGtttagttttgggggggggggggaatactcccacaaaagctcatGGCTCAAATGTTAACTGTTTTTTGGAatttttacagctaaaaaaactCTTCTTAAACTCACCAATTTCTAGGCTGATAATAGcctgtgtgcattgacacataggttaacatgcaTTTACTGACTGTAGAAAAACTCATGAATCCAAAAACAGCTgtaaaaacacccagtgtgcatgaggcctaactgtaCAATCTTGCAGGTTGATGTCAACACACCATTGTTACTCTGATGAACAAGGCCCAAATGAGTTACCATTTGGATGGAAAAGTTTAGTGTTCTTTTTCCCAAAATGTGTTTGAGGTTTTGGTATTGCTTTAGATTATCTGTACTGATTTATGATCATTTTTCTTTAGCTGGGCATTAACCTGATACTAATTCCAGTTTGCTTTCTTTGTTTTTTGTCTTCAACAGCAGTTCTGTGGTGTTCTTGGTCACACATTTATGGAGTTTCTGAAGGGCAGTGGAGACTACTGCCAGGCACAGCATGACCTATATGCAGACAAGTGAACTGTAGAAGAAATTCATTACTACTCCACCAAGAAACCCCCCTAAAGAGTTGTCAACCTGTTCACGAAGTGTTGGATTTAATTTGGCAGCGCACTTTATGTAAGGGGCTGATATCTGGATGGGGTAAACCTCAGTGCACTGCATTTCTTTTGCCTCAGTATTACTGGATTGAAGATTTGCTACTTTTGGGGAGGCTCATTGCACATCCATTGCTTCCATCCATGCAAGCACTGAGAAATTTATGTGGAGTAGAGTGAAGTTGACTTCAGTTCAACATAATTTCTTTTCATattaacttttttgttttggttcGCTTTTGAGTATTgcacgtttttgtttttgtttttttgttttttccttttttttttttttaataaaaatggcacGAATGAACCGCCCAGCTCCTGTGGAGATAACCTACAAGAACATGAGGTTTCTTATTACCCACAACCCCACCAATGCAACCTTAAACAAATTCATAGAGGTAAGTTAAATCCCTTTTTTATTGGTTGTCACACTGTCTTGCAGCATGCTAACCTGTTATACAGTGaggcatgttaaccacttcagccccagaagatttggctgctcaatgaccaggccattttttgcgatacagcactgtgccaCTTTGacaactgcggtttttattttttgcactataagacCCCTTTTCTCATTGCAGgcctttttcaggcgctacagcgctaaaaatggcgcctgaaaAAAacggctcctttcacactggagcggtgtgctggcagggcgtcaaagccctgtcagcagcttctttggagcggtgaactcgccGCTGCTGTGgcattttgtgggcggatttaaccccttttctgctGCTAGCGGCaggttaaaaccaccctgctatcggctgaatagcgccgctaaagcgACACTAAAAATGGCGCCGCCTTACCGCTGATGCCCTAGgcagcttggtgtgaaaggggtctaatccagagtgacaattttttgaaaatgcatcttttactttttgctaaaatatcccacttttttgagaaatttaaaaaaatgtattcctcagtttaggccgatatgtatttttggtaaaaaaaaaatgtatagcattcttatcttttttttagaaccattggcaattatacagcgatcagtgctataaaaatacactgattactgtataaatgtcactggcagggaaggggttaacaatagggggcaatcaaggggttaactgtgttccctaggtgtgttctgtcTAGGGGGGGCAAAAGAGCAATCCGTGTTCATACTTATGTATGAACACGCGATCTGTCGCCTCtctcctgagagaactgggatctgtgtgtttacacacagatcctggttctcgctctgtcacaaacgATTGCAGGTGCCTGGCGGTCACTCGCATCGACTCAGGGCACACACTGCGAGCGTGCGCCCTAAGTAGCCGAGAGGCGATGCGACGTAAGGTAACGCTGATTTTTGCCTAGCCAACCTGCCACTgtaaaactgcagtggctggtccggAAGGGGTTAACAAAATGTGTATCAGTACATTGTGGTGACATACATGTGTGTTGTGCTGCTTTGCAAAAATCTGTTTTACTTTAGTGGTGTGAATTAGTCCTTTAAAACAACTGTTGCTAAAAATCAAATTGTGAATCAAATGACTTCCTGGAAAGAACGTTACTACTCTGCTGAGTATAGGTCTGCTTTAATGCAGGGACCATTAAGTAAACAATTTTTACTTTGGACCAGCTTTTAGGATTCTGTTGAATAATTTTATGGATCTTATTTGCTTGTGCAGGGTCCAGCCTTGCAGCGAGCAATTGCTGCCATGTCCATTTTCTAGACTGTTGCTAAGTGGCCAAGTCAAAAAAATAGACCAAGAACCCCTTCAacctggatctgtcaggatggagagcggaggaaggagccagtaaatctgtaatttactggctccttccttttctaaatgcagTCAGTGATCACGGTCTCTGTCcgttcataactgagcattgtaaactgtgcttcagtttatgaatgaaccgGAGCCTCTCTCCTATCCATTCATCGTTGGTGCAGCCGAGGCTGCACAAAGAGGGACTGGAGACTCTGCCCTCAGTCCCTTTCCGTCTCAAAGGAGAGATGTCAGGGGGTCTGTTTGGATCCCTGATATCTCAGCAAAGCGCCCCCCTCAACAGGGTTGACCTAAAATAAAAGTGTTGATAGATGGATATTTAAAAGTAAGATTGTaaaaatgatagataaaaaaaacacaccatccaTTCCCTCCAAAAAAAATCCATTGCAAATTAAATATTActgacagtccacgcctcatcagtgctgcatattggtgccactGTCACGTGACAAAAGTATcctacttgtactcagtcttaaagtgGTATTGGTGCTACCCTTTTCAAAACCTACATTCCCCACCAATCCTGTTGGATATGGGTTTAGGTCGAAACAGggtagtgagtaaaaaaaaaaaaacgctggcactcctgctttaaccacttcagccttggaaggatttgcccccttaatgaccaggccatgttttgcgatgctgcactgtcg from Aquarana catesbeiana isolate 2022-GZ linkage group LG04, ASM4218655v1, whole genome shotgun sequence includes the following:
- the LOC141140015 gene encoding uncharacterized protein → MIKIQSSMSKHSPQFCGVLGHTFMEFLKGSGDYCQAQHDLYADK